From the genome of Flavobacterium ovatum, one region includes:
- a CDS encoding zinc metallopeptidase, with amino-acid sequence MGSGYLILAGLIMLFSWLVSSRLKSKFEHYSKLHLQNNMSGAEIAQKMLADNGIYDVKVISTPGQLTDHYNPVDKTVNLSESVYNQRNAAAAAVAAHECGHAVQHAVGYQWLTMRSKLVPFVNVASTYMQWVLLGGILLLNTFPQLLLIGIVLFSVTTIFSVVTLPVEYDASNRALAWLKNKNMLNQAEYAGAEDSLKWAARTYVVAALGSIGTLLYYLSIYMGGSRRN; translated from the coding sequence ATGGGAAGTGGATATTTAATACTTGCGGGTTTGATTATGCTTTTCAGCTGGTTAGTGAGTTCAAGGTTGAAAAGTAAATTTGAGCATTACTCTAAATTACATTTGCAAAACAACATGAGCGGAGCTGAAATAGCTCAAAAAATGCTAGCCGATAATGGAATTTATGATGTAAAAGTAATTTCTACACCGGGACAATTAACGGATCATTACAATCCAGTAGATAAAACGGTGAATTTAAGTGAATCGGTCTACAATCAAAGGAATGCAGCAGCAGCAGCCGTAGCAGCACATGAATGTGGTCATGCTGTACAGCACGCTGTGGGTTATCAATGGTTAACGATGCGTTCTAAGTTGGTGCCTTTCGTTAATGTAGCATCAACTTATATGCAGTGGGTTTTACTAGGAGGGATTTTGTTATTGAATACGTTTCCGCAACTTTTACTGATTGGGATTGTTTTGTTTTCGGTTACCACTATTTTCTCAGTTGTGACCTTGCCGGTAGAATATGATGCTAGTAATAGAGCGTTAGCGTGGCTAAAAAACAAAAACATGCTTAATCAAGCTGAATATGCCGGGGCTGAAGATTCTTTGAAATGGGCAGCCCGTACGTATGTGGTTGCTGCTTTGGGCTCTATTGGTACTTTGTTGTATTATTTGTCTATATATATGGGTGGGAGCAGAAGGAATTAG